A stretch of the Bacillus sp. BGMRC 2118 genome encodes the following:
- a CDS encoding IS3 family transposase, with protein MAFELKEEGFKLKDVLVVVGIPEATYHYQVKQLKKEDPDKEWKEIITELFHKHEGKYGYRRIYLGLRGQGYLINHKKVQRIMSVLNLKCEKFTRKSRYKSYKGTVGKVAKNRLNRRFNTSIRLQKLVTDVTEFKCTDGQKLYLSPIMDLYNGEIISFGISQRPTLDFVLDPLNKALEIIKDEAEYRTTIHSDQGWHYQHNSWVKTLKKNKLFQSMSRKANCADNATMENFFGILKQEMYYGEDLVPYEELKRKITEYMDYYNNERIKVKLAGLSPIQYRTQTSQLAA; from the coding sequence TTGGCATTTGAACTCAAGGAAGAAGGATTCAAATTAAAAGATGTATTAGTAGTGGTTGGTATTCCAGAGGCCACTTATCACTATCAAGTAAAGCAATTGAAAAAAGAAGATCCGGATAAAGAATGGAAGGAAATAATTACTGAACTATTCCATAAGCACGAGGGTAAATACGGATATCGTCGCATTTACTTAGGATTAAGAGGTCAAGGGTATCTCATCAACCATAAAAAGGTTCAACGAATAATGAGTGTATTGAATTTAAAATGTGAGAAATTCACACGTAAGTCTCGTTATAAATCATATAAAGGTACAGTTGGTAAAGTTGCCAAAAACCGCTTGAATCGCAGATTCAATACATCTATCCGCCTGCAAAAACTAGTAACAGATGTGACTGAATTTAAATGTACTGATGGCCAAAAGTTATATTTAAGTCCAATTATGGATCTATACAACGGCGAAATTATCTCTTTTGGTATATCTCAAAGACCAACATTAGATTTCGTTTTAGATCCATTAAATAAAGCATTGGAAATCATTAAAGACGAAGCAGAATATCGTACAACAATACACTCAGATCAAGGTTGGCATTATCAACATAATTCCTGGGTGAAAACTTTGAAGAAAAATAAACTCTTTCAAAGTATGTCTAGAAAAGCAAACTGTGCGGATAATGCGACAATGGAAAACTTCTTTGGGATTCTCAAACAAGAGATGTATTATGGCGAAGACTTAGTGCCTTATGAAGAGCTAAAAAGGAAAATTACGGAGTACATGGACTACTACAATAATGAACGTATTAAAGTAAAACTGGCTGGTTTAAGTCCGATACAATACCGAACTCAAACCAGCCAACTAGCTGCATAA
- a CDS encoding acyltransferase, which produces MDNRQQLSSLQGIRALAALLVLVSHATAICMSWGVNYLGGIFYAGNLGVDLFFVLSGFIIFYIHHKDKNENGLVKKFFIKRFIRIYPIYWIALLILVPFELFIAGFGIAPENYYQIGTHIKAFLLYPQVYQPLSVSWTLTSEILFYMIFGVVLFSKFKKIAIGVFGVWVVASALTAFYVPTNYVVLCLLYPTNIEFVYGILVAYIVLNYKVKQGPLLIVTGTILSILAMANAIHGYIDIDRIFAFGIPSAMIVLGCVSLEFSRELNIPRVITYLGDASYSIYLTHFPALYLIHKLFVNLGLLNILHIQVLMTIVVIATVAFGCLFHSYIEKPLLIVLRKQLLQKKRPVVNEHTLLAKAAK; this is translated from the coding sequence ATGGACAATAGACAACAATTATCCTCCCTGCAAGGGATTAGAGCATTAGCAGCGCTACTAGTTCTAGTTTCCCATGCAACTGCTATTTGTATGTCATGGGGAGTTAATTATTTAGGTGGAATTTTCTACGCTGGAAATTTAGGTGTGGATCTATTCTTTGTATTAAGTGGATTCATTATCTTTTACATTCATCATAAAGATAAAAATGAAAACGGCCTAGTTAAAAAGTTCTTTATTAAACGATTTATACGAATTTATCCGATCTATTGGATTGCGCTTCTCATCCTAGTGCCATTCGAGTTATTTATAGCTGGATTTGGGATTGCTCCAGAAAATTATTATCAAATTGGGACACATATAAAGGCATTCTTGTTATATCCACAAGTTTATCAGCCTCTATCGGTTTCATGGACGCTCACGTCTGAAATTCTGTTTTATATGATTTTTGGAGTTGTTTTATTTTCTAAATTCAAGAAAATCGCCATTGGGGTATTTGGTGTGTGGGTAGTTGCCTCTGCACTAACTGCCTTTTATGTACCAACGAATTATGTGGTTTTATGCTTGCTATATCCAACAAACATTGAGTTTGTATACGGAATTCTAGTTGCATATATCGTGCTGAATTATAAAGTGAAACAGGGTCCATTATTGATTGTGACAGGAACGATTCTATCGATTTTAGCAATGGCGAATGCAATTCACGGATATATCGATATTGATCGTATTTTTGCCTTTGGAATTCCAAGTGCCATGATTGTATTAGGATGTGTTTCATTAGAGTTTTCGAGAGAGCTAAATATTCCAAGAGTGATTACGTACCTGGGCGATGCTTCTTATTCAATCTACCTGACACATTTCCCGGCACTTTATTTAATTCACAAATTATTTGTGAACCTTGGATTACTTAATATCCTGCATATTCAGGTGCTGATGACAATCGTCGTTATTGCAACCGTTGCGTTTGGTTGTCTGTTCCATTCGTACATCGAGAAGCCATTACTCATCGTTCTTCGTAAGCAACTGCTTCAGAAGAAACGACCAGTTGTGAATGAACATACACTATTGGCAAAGGCAGCGAAATAA
- a CDS encoding DUF3953 domain-containing protein — protein sequence MLLLTRIIFAVIVIILSVYGFVTQNTNMFPYIFMFLSLMMVVIGLDEWKKDRKMYCWISFSMSVVLLLVTFQAFN from the coding sequence TTGTTGCTACTCACTAGAATTATTTTTGCAGTTATCGTAATCATCCTCTCGGTGTATGGTTTTGTCACACAAAACACCAATATGTTTCCATATATCTTTATGTTCTTAAGTTTAATGATGGTAGTGATCGGATTAGACGAATGGAAAAAGGACCGGAAAATGTATTGCTGGATAAGTTTTAGTATGAGTGTCGTATTACTACTTGTAACATTTCAAGCGTTTAACTAA
- a CDS encoding cell wall-binding protein → MRVLSSLLLVFGIALIIGYPSNVHAETGNDTGWQYSENAWYYVDPVTGTIKTGWIHVNRTWYYMDVEGRMQTGWTQDSGVWYYLKTDGSMKTGWLQYGGQKYYLSPSGAMQTGWLLYNGAWYYFNNSGAMKTGWILDQGTWYYMSSTGTMQTGWLRNGSHWYYLDSSGKMKTGWVNLNGWNYFTSAGIWVQNTAADELDTVWSHNQLILVTTSGYDQVAAKIRTFEKVNNKWQEVLSTSGYIGKAGFATVKKEGDQKSPRGKFSIGPAFGRYTNPGTKLPYRLITSDDVWVDDPSSTLYNTWQKASENNGRWTSAEKMDIPLYNYGFVINYNTENTIPGAGSAIFFHVGTSYTLGCTATSQENVISILKWLDPNKKPIIIQTPESELGKY, encoded by the coding sequence ATGAGAGTTTTATCGTCATTACTTCTTGTGTTTGGCATTGCGCTCATCATTGGATATCCTTCAAATGTGCATGCAGAGACAGGGAATGATACGGGTTGGCAGTATAGTGAAAATGCCTGGTACTATGTAGACCCTGTCACGGGTACGATAAAGACAGGCTGGATTCACGTGAACCGAACATGGTATTACATGGATGTGGAGGGGCGTATGCAAACAGGCTGGACTCAAGACTCGGGCGTGTGGTATTACCTCAAGACTGATGGTTCAATGAAAACAGGCTGGCTCCAATATGGTGGGCAAAAGTACTATTTATCTCCTTCTGGCGCGATGCAGACCGGATGGCTTCTTTATAATGGAGCCTGGTATTACTTCAATAATTCAGGTGCCATGAAAACAGGCTGGATACTCGATCAAGGAACATGGTATTACATGTCTTCAACAGGTACGATGCAGACCGGGTGGCTCCGCAATGGTTCGCATTGGTATTACTTGGACTCCAGTGGGAAAATGAAGACCGGTTGGGTGAATCTAAATGGCTGGAATTATTTCACCTCAGCAGGGATTTGGGTTCAAAATACAGCAGCCGATGAGCTGGACACTGTCTGGTCACACAATCAATTAATCTTAGTTACCACCTCTGGGTATGATCAAGTAGCGGCGAAAATTCGTACCTTCGAAAAGGTGAACAACAAATGGCAGGAGGTCCTATCCACCTCTGGGTATATCGGTAAGGCAGGTTTTGCGACTGTGAAGAAAGAAGGTGACCAAAAGTCACCACGAGGCAAGTTTTCCATTGGTCCTGCATTTGGCAGATACACAAACCCTGGTACAAAGCTTCCCTACCGCCTGATTACATCAGATGACGTGTGGGTAGATGACCCGAGTTCTACACTGTACAACACGTGGCAAAAAGCCTCTGAAAACAACGGACGTTGGACCAGTGCCGAGAAGATGGATATCCCTCTGTACAACTATGGTTTTGTCATCAACTACAACACAGAGAATACGATTCCAGGTGCAGGCTCGGCGATCTTCTTCCATGTCGGCACCAGCTATACACTAGGCTGCACCGCAACGTCTCAAGAGAACGTGATATCCATCTTAAAATGGCTCGATCCCAACAAAAAGCCGATTATCATTCAAACACCAGAGAGCGAATTAGGGAAATACTAG
- a CDS encoding DUF4926 domain-containing protein, which translates to MKLKTDKYKDKGAPFGSIDYIIEQYNDIHYDVEFSDPSTGYTYALIVVRAEEMESDE; encoded by the coding sequence ATAAAGCTGAAAACAGATAAATATAAGGATAAAGGGGCTCCCTTTGGAAGTATCGACTACATTATTGAACAATACAATGACATTCATTATGATGTGGAATTCTCTGATCCATCAACAGGCTATACCTATGCTCTGATCGTGGTGAGGGCAGAAGAAATGGAGTCAGATGAATAA
- a CDS encoding YIP1 family protein, with translation MQPSTQNQNSTTTNPWISIWTKPRATLRENVGKNHTLLIFLIIVGSLAETMNRASGNSARDSVTSGTLILLLIFATIVGSLIYYFIVPSLLAWTGRMVGGRGNTGRVRYAVAFSFIPLVIQLLVIWVPSLFLYGMENFQNVTLKIDEDIALLLGFGVIEIILIIWSGIIFVKCLGEAHEFSVWKAILSVVIAFFIVVLPLGLGISLFV, from the coding sequence TTGCAACCATCAACTCAAAATCAAAACAGCACCACAACTAACCCATGGATCTCGATATGGACGAAACCGAGAGCAACATTACGAGAAAATGTGGGGAAGAACCATACATTACTCATTTTTTTAATAATTGTCGGTTCACTAGCCGAGACAATGAACAGAGCCTCAGGGAATAGTGCGCGAGATTCTGTTACTTCGGGTACACTCATATTATTACTTATTTTTGCTACTATTGTAGGAAGCTTGATTTATTATTTTATCGTACCTTCGCTGCTCGCTTGGACGGGGAGGATGGTTGGAGGGCGCGGTAATACTGGTCGGGTACGCTATGCGGTTGCATTTTCGTTTATACCATTAGTTATTCAGCTGCTAGTAATTTGGGTCCCATCCCTCTTCTTATATGGAATGGAAAACTTTCAAAATGTTACGCTGAAGATTGATGAAGATATAGCGTTATTATTGGGCTTCGGAGTTATTGAAATTATCCTTATCATTTGGTCCGGAATTATTTTTGTAAAGTGTTTAGGAGAAGCACATGAATTTTCGGTGTGGAAGGCCATACTCTCAGTTGTTATAGCCTTTTTCATCGTAGTACTACCACTCGGTTTAGGCATCTCTTTGTTTGTTTAA